One genomic window of Leptospira saintgironsiae includes the following:
- a CDS encoding polysaccharide deacetylase family protein — MKTTFLVSLLFLTYCSSFETSTNIQTDHKSPIGYYEGDPLPPKTAFLTFDDGPSDWTGDVLDVLKKEKVRATFFVCGAWLPKVSTGGNSFRKYKTVLIRMKEEGHTIGNHTLGHQNFAYMSPKRIESQLEENQKLYQNELGEYSGKLIWIRPPFGSPYIRTKNETVRKRVSSALLGKGLVFMWTKEFDSTDSKEWVKGEWYEKGPRINPDNEKFRKKMDRIYNSLVYKTEGQGVVILFHDTHPTTKEVLPYIIEKLKAEGYTFATAEDYTRWRWGKTSEELSEEVSD; from the coding sequence ATGAAGACCACCTTTCTAGTATCTTTACTATTTCTAACCTATTGTTCCAGTTTCGAAACTTCTACAAATATCCAAACAGACCATAAAAGTCCTATCGGATATTATGAAGGAGATCCACTTCCCCCCAAAACTGCTTTCTTAACATTCGATGACGGACCTTCCGATTGGACTGGCGACGTATTGGATGTGCTCAAAAAGGAAAAAGTAAGAGCTACATTTTTTGTATGCGGCGCTTGGTTACCTAAGGTTAGTACAGGAGGAAACAGTTTTAGAAAATACAAAACAGTTTTGATCCGAATGAAAGAAGAAGGTCATACGATCGGGAATCATACACTGGGCCATCAAAACTTCGCATACATGTCTCCGAAAAGAATCGAAAGCCAATTGGAAGAGAACCAAAAATTATACCAAAACGAACTGGGAGAATATTCTGGAAAATTAATATGGATCCGACCTCCTTTCGGCTCTCCTTATATCAGAACTAAGAACGAAACAGTGCGGAAAAGAGTAAGTTCCGCACTTCTTGGAAAAGGTTTGGTATTCATGTGGACCAAAGAATTCGATTCCACAGATTCTAAAGAATGGGTAAAAGGAGAATGGTATGAAAAAGGACCAAGGATCAATCCGGACAATGAAAAGTTCAGAAAGAAAATGGATCGGATCTACAACTCATTAGTATATAAAACAGAGGGACAAGGAGTTGTGATCTTATTCCACGATACACATCCTACTACTAAAGAAGTCTTACCATATATCATAGAAAAATTGAAAGCAGAAGGATATACTTTTGCTACAGCAGAAGATTATACAAGATGGCGTTGGGGAAAAACCAGCGAAGAGTTGAGCGAAGAAGTTTCAGATTGA
- a CDS encoding CaiB/BaiF CoA transferase family protein — translation MNKGPLSGVKVVDLSLLLPGPLCSMYLGDMGAEIIKVENPRAMDATRVMFKKANGAPSLYLMLNRNKKAITLNLKREKSKEILFKLLEDADILLEGFRPDGLSKMGLGYDDLKEKFPRLIYCGIYGYGDSGAYKDFAGHDLNYLSLSGVLDQTGKNPQAPGFQLADIGGGTLTALSSILAALYYREKTGRGQKIAISMMEASLQFISLYGGIYSATGKNPEGGNELLSGKLPNYSTYKTKEGRWVALGALEEMFFKTFLRQSGLDSHLEKVPIAETHFGEWKKILTEYFSSKTLADLEPIFQNPDSCLTPVKTLDEVSKDPVLKEKGMILDRTHKQYGDYIQFGSPFPFSESKVTYRTDPPDHGEHNQEILKSLGYSESEIEELKKDKVI, via the coding sequence ATGAACAAAGGTCCACTTTCAGGAGTTAAGGTAGTAGATTTAAGCTTATTATTACCTGGTCCTTTATGCTCCATGTATTTGGGAGATATGGGAGCTGAGATCATCAAGGTAGAAAATCCGAGAGCAATGGATGCAACCAGAGTGATGTTCAAAAAAGCAAATGGTGCTCCTTCTTTATATCTGATGTTGAACAGAAATAAAAAAGCGATCACACTCAATCTCAAAAGAGAAAAATCAAAAGAGATCTTATTCAAATTATTAGAAGATGCTGATATATTATTAGAAGGATTTCGCCCTGACGGGCTTTCCAAGATGGGTCTGGGTTATGATGACTTAAAAGAAAAATTTCCAAGGCTGATCTATTGTGGTATTTATGGTTATGGAGATTCCGGGGCTTATAAGGATTTTGCAGGGCACGATTTAAATTATCTTTCTCTCTCTGGAGTATTAGACCAAACGGGAAAAAACCCTCAGGCTCCAGGATTCCAATTGGCAGATATAGGAGGAGGAACGTTAACCGCACTCTCTTCTATCTTGGCCGCATTGTATTATAGAGAAAAGACTGGCCGCGGACAAAAGATTGCTATCTCCATGATGGAGGCTTCTCTTCAATTTATCTCCTTATACGGAGGGATATACTCCGCTACAGGAAAAAATCCGGAAGGTGGAAATGAATTATTATCTGGAAAGCTTCCTAATTATTCTACTTACAAAACCAAAGAAGGACGTTGGGTTGCATTAGGAGCCTTGGAAGAAATGTTTTTCAAAACATTCTTAAGACAATCCGGGCTAGACTCACATTTGGAAAAAGTTCCGATTGCAGAGACACATTTTGGAGAATGGAAAAAGATCCTGACTGAATACTTCTCCTCTAAAACCCTTGCTGACCTTGAGCCTATATTCCAAAATCCTGATTCATGTCTTACCCCTGTTAAAACTCTGGATGAGGTTTCTAAAGATCCAGTATTAAAGGAGAAGGGGATGATCCTGGATCGTACCCATAAACAATACGGGGATTATATACAATTCGGTTCTCCTTTTCCTTTTTCAGAAAGCAAGGTGACCTATAGAACAGATCCACCTGATCATGGAGAGCATAATCAGGAGATCTTAAAATCCTTAGGTTATTCTGAATCTGAGATCGAAGAATTGAA
- a CDS encoding SMR family transporter yields MKLTVIIIFVVALFFNALANILIKASSLGDKTNTATGIEGLIKAFLHPVFFAGLASFGIALLGYRWVLGNGLKLSLAYPLFTSAGFIIVLVASAIFFKEELNWTQWTGIGLILAGVWLTSAEMFV; encoded by the coding sequence ATGAAATTAACGGTGATAATCATTTTCGTAGTCGCATTATTCTTCAATGCCTTAGCAAATATTTTGATCAAGGCAAGTTCTTTAGGAGATAAAACAAATACGGCTACTGGAATAGAAGGATTGATCAAAGCATTTTTACATCCAGTGTTCTTTGCAGGACTTGCTTCTTTCGGGATCGCGTTATTAGGTTATAGATGGGTATTAGGTAATGGATTAAAATTATCTTTAGCTTATCCACTCTTCACATCTGCAGGATTTATCATAGTATTAGTAGCTTCTGCTATATTTTTTAAAGAAGAACTAAATTGGACACAATGGACGGGCATAGGTTTGATACTTGCTGGAGTATGGTTGACCTCTGCAGAAATGTTCGTCTAA